The window CGGTAGTGATTGTGACCGGGGGCGCGGAAGAACGCACTCAATTCGTGCTTGCTGATCTTCACCTTCACCAGCGCCATGATTTCCAGAATCTCTTCGGCTTGCAGATTCAGGGCGATCTTCAGCTTCCGGAAGATGATGTTGTTATTCAGACGCCGCTCCGGCACCGGTTGCGGCCCTTCTTTTTTGCCGCGTTTATCGACAATCAAACCATTCAAAAAGATCGCCAACTCGGTGTCGCTGCAGGGTTGCCCCGCCGGATCCCCCTCTTTCTTCAGCCAGGCACTGATCTGTTCGCGGGTGACCGGTAAATCCGCCAGGCCAAAGAGCGCCATCATCGTCGAATCGCTGAAATCGAATACATAGCGGATCCGACGCAGTACATCATTATTATCCAAGGGGTTACTCCGTTCTGAAGGGGGTGCTTTTTATTGCCGGGAGACGATTCAGTCCTCCTGCGGCGCAGATAATCCGGTTGAAGGAACGGACGCATCGATTATCATATTCTGCCGG of the Deltaproteobacteria bacterium HGW-Deltaproteobacteria-4 genome contains:
- a CDS encoding DUF1456 domain-containing protein gives rise to the protein MDNNDVLRRIRYVFDFSDSTMMALFGLADLPVTREQISAWLKKEGDPAGQPCSDTELAIFLNGLIVDKRGKKEGPQPVPERRLNNNIIFRKLKIALNLQAEEILEIMALVKVKISKHELSAFFRAPGHNHYRECNDQMLRNFLRGLQLKYRGDLTEAEAAS